The following proteins are co-located in the Candidatus Eisenbacteria bacterium genome:
- a CDS encoding ion channel, producing the protein MAQQRRAFGRGGAGDLIVRKGLGRGWHDAYHWLLATSWPRFIGLLVAGYAVANLVFAIGYTLEPGAIANAHQGSFGDIFFFSVHTLATIGYGNMYPQTLYANVLVAMEATVGVLALPLVTGLVFAKFARPTARVLFSDRAIIAPRDGQLSLFLRMANGRRNQIVEAHARLSVVRLETTQEGEPIRRIHDLPLVRSETGVFVFTWIITHPITPSSPLYGATPASLDADQAEFVVSIVGIDETSSQTIHARWSYLPAEIVWGGRFVDVLTDLDDGRRQIDYARFHDVVSDPRESPRP; encoded by the coding sequence ATGGCGCAACAACGTCGAGCGTTCGGCCGCGGCGGTGCGGGAGACCTGATCGTCCGCAAGGGGCTCGGGCGGGGGTGGCACGACGCCTACCATTGGCTGCTCGCGACGTCGTGGCCGCGCTTCATCGGGCTGCTCGTCGCCGGCTACGCGGTCGCGAACCTCGTCTTCGCGATCGGCTACACCCTCGAGCCGGGCGCGATCGCCAACGCCCACCAGGGCTCCTTCGGCGACATCTTCTTCTTCAGCGTGCACACGCTCGCGACCATCGGCTACGGCAACATGTACCCGCAGACCCTCTACGCGAACGTCCTGGTCGCGATGGAGGCGACGGTGGGCGTCCTCGCGCTCCCGCTGGTGACGGGCCTCGTCTTCGCGAAGTTCGCGCGGCCGACCGCCCGCGTGCTGTTCAGCGACCGGGCGATCATCGCGCCGCGTGATGGACAGCTGAGCCTTTTTCTCCGCATGGCCAACGGCCGCCGCAACCAGATCGTCGAAGCGCACGCGCGGCTGAGCGTCGTGCGGCTCGAGACGACGCAGGAGGGCGAGCCCATCCGGCGCATCCACGACCTCCCACTGGTGCGGAGCGAGACGGGCGTGTTCGTGTTCACCTGGATCATCACGCATCCGATCACGCCGTCGAGCCCGCTCTACGGCGCCACCCCCGCGTCGCTCGACGCGGACCAGGCCGAGTTCGTGGTGTCGATCGTCGGCATCGACGAGACCTCCTCGCAGACGATCCACGCGCGCTGGTCGTATCTGCCCGCAGAGATCGTGTGGGGCGGTCGCTTCGTGGACGTCCTCACGGACCTGGACGACGGCCGCCGGCAGATCGACTACGCGCGCTTCCACGACGTCGTTTCCGATCCCCGGGAATCGCCGCGGCCCTGA
- a CDS encoding TIGR03619 family F420-dependent LLM class oxidoreductase has product MTAARAVQIVPPGRLVYGLQLPVAAQSTVFAQPWEASAGTTELVRVAKACDRAGFFYIAACDHVCVPREQAKAMSTVWYDTIATLGFLAAATKHVRLMSYVWIPAYRHPLLTAKAFMTLDALSGGRVILGCGAGHLQGEFATLGVDFTRRGKLMDEALDVVVAAFLEEYPSHDGPTWHIHDVGLRPRPVQQPRPPIWVGGNTPAALRRAAAKGDGWVPQGTFRDQFPGQVATIREHRKKVRGDEPIEIGANSPWLYVGKPPFEMPPGAVTGGGDTIAASLLELKTMGANLCGVRFRSRSCDELCDQIDAFGREVAPLLG; this is encoded by the coding sequence ATGACGGCGGCTCGCGCCGTCCAGATCGTTCCGCCGGGACGCCTGGTCTACGGGCTGCAGCTTCCCGTCGCCGCGCAGAGCACCGTCTTCGCGCAGCCGTGGGAGGCGAGCGCCGGCACGACCGAGCTCGTCCGGGTCGCGAAGGCGTGCGACCGCGCCGGCTTCTTCTACATCGCCGCGTGCGACCACGTGTGCGTGCCGCGCGAGCAGGCGAAGGCGATGTCGACCGTCTGGTACGACACGATCGCGACGCTCGGCTTCCTCGCCGCCGCGACCAAGCACGTGCGCCTCATGTCGTACGTCTGGATTCCGGCCTATCGCCACCCGCTGCTGACGGCGAAGGCGTTCATGACGCTCGACGCGCTCTCGGGCGGGCGCGTGATCCTCGGCTGCGGCGCCGGCCACCTCCAGGGCGAGTTCGCGACGCTCGGCGTCGACTTCACGCGACGCGGAAAGCTGATGGACGAGGCGCTCGACGTCGTCGTCGCCGCGTTCCTCGAGGAGTATCCGTCGCACGACGGGCCCACGTGGCACATCCACGACGTCGGCCTGCGGCCGCGTCCGGTCCAGCAGCCGCGGCCGCCCATCTGGGTCGGCGGCAACACGCCGGCGGCGCTGCGGCGCGCCGCCGCGAAGGGCGACGGCTGGGTGCCGCAGGGCACCTTCCGCGACCAGTTCCCGGGCCAGGTCGCGACCATCCGCGAGCACCGCAAGAAGGTGCGCGGCGACGAGCCGATCGAGATCGGGGCCAACAGCCCGTGGCTGTACGTGGGGAAGCCGCCGTTCGAGATGCCGCCGGGTGCCGTCACGGGCGGCGGCGACACCATCGCCGCATCGCTGCTCGAGCTGAAGACGATGGGCGCGAACCTGTGCGGCGTCCGTTTCCGCTCACGCTCCTGTGACGAGCTCTGTGATCAGATCGACGCATTCGGGCGCGAAGTCGCGCCGCTACTGGGGTGA
- a CDS encoding SDR family oxidoreductase translates to MLLENRIAIVSGIGPGVGKEVAYAFAREGADVVLAARTAASLQEVALGVQKRRRRALCVPTDIAKPEDCERLVKAAIKEYGRVDVLVNNAFLTHPWGPIETANFEDWKKILDVNLFGSLRLSQLVIPHMKAQGGGSIVMVNTMSMRIIEPNVGGYASSKGALMTATQTLAKEVGPHGIRVNSIVPGYIWSDKMEAYFKRLASEQGRTYDDVHHEVASKTALHRIPDSREVADTVVFFASDLSRACTGQALDVNGGHFFH, encoded by the coding sequence ATGCTGCTCGAGAATCGCATCGCCATCGTCTCGGGGATCGGCCCGGGAGTGGGCAAGGAGGTCGCGTACGCCTTCGCGCGCGAGGGCGCCGACGTGGTGCTCGCGGCGCGGACGGCGGCCTCGCTCCAGGAGGTCGCGCTCGGCGTGCAGAAGCGACGGCGCCGCGCGCTCTGCGTGCCGACCGACATCGCGAAGCCGGAGGACTGCGAGCGGCTCGTGAAGGCCGCGATCAAGGAGTACGGCCGCGTCGACGTGCTCGTGAACAACGCCTTCCTCACCCACCCGTGGGGACCAATCGAGACGGCGAACTTCGAGGACTGGAAGAAGATCCTCGACGTGAACCTCTTCGGGTCGCTCCGCCTCTCGCAGCTCGTGATCCCGCACATGAAGGCCCAGGGCGGCGGCTCGATCGTCATGGTGAACACGATGTCGATGCGCATCATCGAGCCCAACGTCGGGGGCTACGCCTCGTCGAAGGGCGCGCTCATGACGGCGACGCAGACGCTCGCGAAGGAGGTCGGGCCGCACGGCATCCGCGTCAACTCGATCGTGCCCGGCTACATCTGGAGCGACAAGATGGAGGCGTACTTCAAACGCCTGGCGAGCGAGCAGGGCCGCACGTACGACGACGTCCACCACGAGGTCGCGTCGAAGACGGCGCTCCATCGCATCCCCGACTCGCGCGAGGTCGCCGACACGGTCGTCTTCTTCGCGTCGGACCTCTCGCGCGCGTGCACGGGACAGGCGCTCGACGTGAACGGCGGACATTTCTTCCACTGA
- a CDS encoding LLM class flavin-dependent oxidoreductase: protein MEFGLFIQAHVPQSEVQANPEGAEHDRLMREVDLAVACDGFNFKYVWSVEHHFLEEYSHISASEIVLPWIAARTQRIHVGSAIWNITPPVNHPARVAERVAMMDHLSLGRFEFGTGRGSSTTEFKGFRIPDGETTRSMYDEALPEIVRMWKTTRYSYEGKHFSMPERNVLPKLYSKPHPPIWVACGSPSTFEKAGRLGLGALCFSLGSPKDFEPLIKTYKNAIRNAEPIGDYVNDNVVCVSQLVCHEDGKKAREMALDMGSGRHQSLVFRYLDTFPKPPQVPDWPQLIPDPTPAQLEERIATGQRIVGTPDECAKAVQKYVDVGCDQLVFGILATTLPQEACVKTCELFGKHVIPRFDTDPVHSTTRYREAAARTGRQAAAR from the coding sequence ATGGAATTCGGTCTGTTCATCCAGGCGCACGTTCCGCAGTCCGAGGTGCAGGCGAACCCCGAGGGCGCCGAGCACGATCGCCTGATGCGCGAGGTCGACCTCGCGGTCGCCTGCGACGGCTTCAACTTCAAGTACGTCTGGTCGGTCGAGCACCACTTCCTGGAGGAGTACTCGCACATCTCGGCCTCGGAGATCGTCCTGCCGTGGATCGCGGCGCGCACGCAGCGCATCCACGTCGGCTCGGCCATCTGGAACATCACGCCGCCCGTGAACCACCCCGCCCGCGTCGCCGAGCGGGTCGCCATGATGGATCACCTCTCGCTCGGGCGCTTCGAGTTCGGCACCGGGCGTGGCTCGTCGACCACCGAGTTCAAGGGCTTTCGCATCCCGGACGGCGAGACCACGCGCTCGATGTACGACGAGGCGCTGCCCGAGATCGTCCGCATGTGGAAGACGACCAGGTACAGCTACGAGGGCAAGCACTTCTCCATGCCCGAGCGGAACGTGCTCCCGAAGCTCTACTCGAAGCCCCACCCGCCGATCTGGGTCGCGTGCGGCAGCCCGTCGACGTTCGAGAAGGCCGGACGCCTCGGGCTCGGCGCGCTCTGTTTCAGCCTCGGCTCGCCCAAGGACTTCGAGCCGCTCATCAAGACCTACAAGAACGCCATCCGCAATGCCGAGCCCATCGGCGACTACGTGAACGACAACGTCGTGTGCGTCTCGCAGCTCGTGTGCCACGAGGACGGGAAGAAGGCGCGCGAGATGGCCCTCGACATGGGCAGCGGCCGTCACCAGAGCCTCGTCTTCCGCTACCTCGACACCTTCCCGAAGCCGCCGCAGGTGCCCGACTGGCCGCAGCTCATTCCCGACCCCACGCCGGCGCAGCTCGAAGAGCGCATCGCGACGGGGCAGCGCATCGTCGGCACGCCGGACGAGTGCGCCAAGGCGGTGCAGAAGTACGTCGACGTCGGCTGCGACCAGCTCGTGTTCGGCATCCTGGCGACGACGCTGCCGCAGGAAGCGTGCGTCAAGACCTGCGAGCTGTTCGGCAAGCACGTGATCCCGCGCTTCGACACCGACCCCGTGCACTCGACGACACGCTACCGCGAGGCGGCGGCGCGCACCGGCAGGCAGGCCGCCGCGCGATGA
- a CDS encoding wax ester/triacylglycerol synthase family O-acyltransferase, with translation MASFRYERLPVADGTFLAFEDPNSHMTIGATLVFEAGPLMTPDGGLDIERLRAHIASRLHQIPRYRQRLDWVPIEGHPVWVDDDHFTLGYHVRHTALPRPGDERALKRLTARVMSQQLDRGKPLWEAWFVEGLEDGRCGLIIKTHHCMTDGVAAVELATVLLSPTPDATVDEAPRWTPRPAPTGSELLRSELARVVGAPWRLGVAARDFVARATRGLTVRQSLGALWEISRAGLRTAADTPLNRPIGPHRRVDWISIDLGGVKTVKNRLGGTVNDVVLAVVAGALRRFLHRRRMSTDGVDFRTVVPVSVRDVEERGMMNNRASAWIISLPIGERDPRRRHTRVRQTTEHMKRTHQARGVQILGEIAGLAGSLTFLHLGIRLMQLVNPYNMIVTNVPGPPIPLYLLGARLLAGYPMVPLFENQALGVAVSSYGGRLFFGFNADWDLVPDLGYFARDVETSFDELVAVATDTEVRTRPGRRASQ, from the coding sequence GTGGCCAGCTTTCGCTACGAGCGGCTCCCGGTGGCGGATGGAACGTTCCTCGCCTTCGAGGACCCCAACTCACACATGACGATCGGCGCGACGCTCGTCTTCGAGGCCGGTCCGCTCATGACCCCGGACGGCGGGCTCGACATCGAGCGGCTGCGCGCCCACATCGCGTCGCGCCTGCACCAGATTCCGCGCTACCGCCAGCGCCTGGACTGGGTGCCGATCGAGGGGCATCCGGTGTGGGTCGACGACGACCACTTCACGCTCGGCTATCACGTGCGGCACACGGCCCTGCCGCGCCCGGGCGACGAGCGAGCGCTCAAGCGCCTCACCGCGCGCGTCATGTCGCAGCAGCTCGATCGCGGGAAACCGCTGTGGGAGGCGTGGTTCGTCGAGGGGCTCGAGGACGGGCGCTGCGGGCTCATCATCAAGACCCATCACTGCATGACCGACGGCGTGGCGGCCGTCGAGCTGGCCACGGTGCTGCTCTCGCCCACGCCCGACGCGACCGTCGACGAGGCGCCGCGCTGGACCCCGCGGCCCGCGCCGACCGGATCGGAGCTGCTCCGCTCGGAGCTCGCGCGCGTGGTCGGCGCTCCCTGGCGCCTCGGCGTCGCCGCCAGGGACTTCGTCGCGCGCGCGACCCGCGGCCTGACGGTGCGCCAGAGCCTGGGTGCGCTCTGGGAGATCTCACGAGCGGGGCTCCGCACGGCCGCCGACACGCCGCTCAACCGGCCGATCGGACCGCACCGGCGCGTCGACTGGATCTCGATCGACCTCGGCGGCGTGAAGACGGTGAAGAACCGTCTCGGCGGCACGGTGAACGACGTCGTGCTCGCCGTCGTCGCGGGGGCGCTGCGACGCTTCCTGCACCGCCGCCGCATGTCGACCGACGGCGTCGACTTCCGCACGGTGGTGCCGGTCAGCGTGCGCGATGTCGAAGAGCGCGGGATGATGAACAACCGCGCTTCGGCGTGGATCATCTCGCTGCCGATCGGCGAGCGCGATCCACGCCGACGTCACACGCGTGTGCGCCAGACGACCGAGCACATGAAGCGCACGCACCAAGCGCGCGGCGTGCAGATCCTGGGCGAGATCGCGGGGCTCGCGGGCTCGCTCACGTTTTTGCACCTCGGCATCCGGCTCATGCAGCTCGTGAATCCGTACAACATGATCGTGACCAACGTGCCCGGACCGCCGATCCCGCTCTACCTCCTCGGCGCCCGCCTGCTCGCCGGCTACCCGATGGTGCCGCTGTTCGAGAACCAGGCGCTCGGCGTCGCGGTCTCGAGCTACGGGGGGCGCCTCTTCTTCGGCTTCAACGCCGACTGGGACCTCGTGCCGGATCTGGGCTACTTCGCCCGCGACGTGGAGACGTCGTTCGACGAGCTCGTCGCCGTCGCGACGGACACGGAAGTCCGTACGCGACCGGGCCGGCGGGCATCGCAATGA
- a CDS encoding acyl carrier protein, with translation MYPLVPPPTGRLGLFEFVEPVVRSALADHLGVEEILLAPDVSLTGDLAADSLDLLDVVIDLEERLAIAVPERDIDRVRSVSDLVHVVVTHLWNRDHPRIGSLPRRFGVAA, from the coding sequence ATGTACCCGCTCGTCCCCCCACCCACCGGCCGCCTCGGGCTCTTCGAGTTCGTCGAGCCCGTGGTGCGCTCCGCCCTGGCGGACCACCTCGGCGTCGAGGAGATCCTCCTCGCGCCCGACGTGTCGCTGACGGGTGATCTCGCCGCCGACTCGCTCGACCTCCTGGACGTCGTCATCGATCTCGAGGAGCGGCTCGCCATCGCCGTCCCCGAGCGCGACATCGATCGCGTACGCAGCGTGTCCGACCTCGTCCACGTGGTCGTGACCCACCTCTGGAATCGCGATCACCCGCGCATCGGGTCGCTCCCGCGCCGCTTCGGCGTCGCGGCCTGA
- a CDS encoding penicillin acylase family protein, which translates to MTFRPLVALVVLVSITASPAHALCTANASPQVACTIKKPDKLKVQITRDDYGVPHLKARTLYDVGYGMGQGQAQDRLFQMELVRKSATGNVAELFGRDFLSSDIDARRQFYSDEERQYLATTVSCPVQTLVQGFVDGVNAYIDEIYAGPSLDRIPYEFFILPLAIRLQGNFQIPGGVRYSIVAVPGGGEVYKPDPWRVTDVGAIGVLLAGRFGSGGGRQLRQAALLNYLTAKLGSAAAARDVFEDVRWLDDPNAPTTIPTSGAINKVKGGKTPVPIADAAPVGVPSVLAQVLGFFTPPIALADIPRDPYRAQHAFLRDVPPSTILRGLRATQRMEREARELNRRFGVFLKSGSNAWVVSPERSQTGHALLWGGPQEGFDNPNIDVEMYVNSRAMRAGGMMIAGVPGVLIGQTNKFAFTTTSGEIDNSTLYVETLQEPAAPEPQSVSAQYAVLQGGSFVPLDRRTETFHYAGEVSTKPAAYAPAGPALNDGPLLYNVFRVNDCDPAHFHGYVIEFDLGATPPRAFTYKTAYWKNESSTVDGFLEYGLDQNFTAFQSSVHKVVSLHNFFFADKKGNIAYWSAGARPAFPAGFDDRLPADGTGSQEWGTHPGGERYVPFSKSLLSVNPTQGWLANWNTKPADKPYVQEGNSHDEHWGEVYRSQRIAFLLANDDAMSLEDAEEIERDVGTMDGSTDTIRAAVPALFPFIQQAYMSLLASSDPLVDPTTHPTLQQVMQILFDWNRYLTDTSQIFVGGHYAPGYNPSRGQPGMSIFFQWWYAMKKNLWGGGRPGATYVGTVDFSDSGIDGNDYLGETTYNMLLHVLRGAQSGVPQRYAGDYFGGHRDQMIVQSLNDAIALLSGTGPLPEMGFGTCDGSGGSVSGFGTPDPTAWGWQPPADLDFDCLDSFADPLLATGTMPTGFGKAPSENRSTYMQALELGSPIRGENVLPPGQSGFLQQQGAGIAKADPHMGDQAELFRTFTYKPMQLDFK; encoded by the coding sequence ATGACGTTTCGACCTCTCGTGGCATTGGTGGTCCTCGTCTCGATCACGGCTTCGCCGGCGCACGCACTCTGCACCGCGAACGCGAGCCCGCAGGTCGCCTGCACGATCAAGAAGCCGGACAAGCTGAAGGTGCAGATCACGCGCGACGACTACGGCGTGCCGCACCTGAAGGCCCGGACGCTCTACGACGTCGGCTACGGCATGGGGCAGGGGCAGGCGCAGGATCGCCTCTTCCAGATGGAGCTCGTGCGGAAGTCGGCCACGGGCAACGTCGCGGAGCTGTTCGGGCGCGACTTCCTGTCGAGCGACATCGACGCGCGCCGCCAGTTCTACTCGGACGAGGAGCGCCAGTATCTCGCGACCACGGTCTCCTGCCCGGTCCAGACGCTGGTGCAGGGGTTCGTCGACGGCGTCAACGCGTACATCGACGAGATCTACGCCGGGCCTTCGCTGGACAGGATTCCCTACGAGTTCTTCATCCTGCCCCTCGCGATCCGCCTGCAGGGGAACTTTCAGATTCCGGGCGGGGTCCGTTACAGCATCGTCGCCGTCCCCGGCGGCGGCGAAGTGTACAAGCCCGACCCGTGGCGCGTGACCGACGTCGGCGCGATCGGCGTGCTGCTGGCGGGCCGCTTCGGAAGTGGCGGGGGACGGCAGCTCCGCCAGGCGGCCTTGCTCAACTACCTCACGGCGAAGCTCGGCTCGGCTGCTGCCGCCCGTGACGTCTTCGAGGACGTCCGGTGGCTCGACGATCCCAACGCGCCGACCACCATCCCGACCTCGGGAGCCATCAACAAGGTGAAGGGCGGGAAGACGCCCGTGCCGATCGCCGACGCCGCGCCGGTCGGGGTCCCCAGTGTGCTCGCCCAGGTCCTCGGGTTCTTCACGCCGCCGATCGCGCTCGCCGACATCCCGCGCGATCCCTATCGCGCCCAGCATGCCTTCCTGCGCGACGTTCCCCCGTCGACGATCCTGCGCGGGCTGCGCGCGACGCAGCGGATGGAACGCGAGGCCCGCGAGCTCAACCGGCGGTTCGGCGTCTTCCTCAAGTCCGGCAGCAACGCATGGGTGGTCTCGCCCGAGCGGAGCCAGACGGGACACGCGCTCCTGTGGGGCGGGCCGCAGGAGGGCTTCGACAACCCGAACATCGACGTCGAGATGTACGTCAACTCGCGGGCGATGCGGGCGGGCGGCATGATGATCGCCGGGGTGCCCGGCGTCCTGATCGGCCAGACGAACAAGTTCGCCTTCACCACCACCTCGGGGGAGATCGACAACTCGACGCTGTACGTCGAGACGCTCCAGGAGCCGGCGGCGCCCGAGCCGCAGAGCGTCTCCGCGCAGTACGCGGTATTGCAGGGCGGGAGCTTCGTCCCGCTCGATCGCCGCACGGAGACCTTCCACTACGCCGGCGAGGTCTCGACCAAGCCCGCGGCCTACGCGCCGGCGGGTCCGGCGCTCAACGACGGTCCGCTCCTCTACAACGTCTTCCGCGTGAACGACTGCGACCCGGCGCACTTCCACGGCTACGTCATCGAGTTCGACCTCGGGGCGACGCCGCCGCGCGCGTTCACCTACAAGACCGCGTACTGGAAGAACGAATCGTCCACGGTCGACGGTTTCCTCGAGTACGGTCTCGACCAGAACTTCACGGCCTTCCAGTCCTCCGTCCACAAGGTCGTCTCGCTCCACAATTTCTTCTTCGCCGACAAAAAGGGGAACATCGCCTACTGGAGCGCCGGCGCGCGGCCGGCCTTCCCGGCGGGATTCGACGATCGTCTCCCGGCCGACGGCACGGGCTCGCAGGAATGGGGGACGCACCCCGGCGGTGAGCGCTACGTGCCGTTCTCGAAGTCGCTCCTCTCGGTCAACCCGACCCAGGGCTGGCTCGCCAACTGGAACACGAAGCCGGCCGACAAGCCGTACGTTCAGGAGGGCAACTCGCACGACGAGCACTGGGGCGAGGTCTATCGCTCACAGCGCATCGCGTTCCTGCTGGCGAACGACGACGCCATGTCGCTCGAGGACGCCGAGGAGATCGAGCGCGACGTGGGGACCATGGACGGCTCGACCGACACGATTCGCGCGGCGGTCCCTGCGCTCTTCCCGTTCATCCAGCAGGCGTACATGAGCCTCCTGGCGTCGAGCGATCCGCTCGTCGACCCGACCACGCACCCTACGCTCCAGCAGGTGATGCAGATCCTCTTCGACTGGAACCGGTATCTCACCGACACCTCGCAGATCTTCGTCGGCGGGCACTACGCGCCGGGCTACAACCCGTCCCGCGGGCAGCCCGGGATGTCGATCTTCTTCCAGTGGTGGTATGCGATGAAGAAGAACCTCTGGGGCGGCGGGCGGCCGGGCGCGACGTACGTCGGCACGGTCGATTTCTCCGACAGCGGGATCGACGGCAACGACTACCTGGGCGAGACGACCTACAACATGCTGCTCCACGTCCTGCGCGGCGCACAGTCGGGCGTCCCGCAGCGGTACGCCGGCGACTACTTCGGCGGTCATCGCGATCAGATGATCGTCCAGAGCCTCAACGACGCCATCGCGCTGCTGTCGGGAACGGGGCCGTTGCCGGAGATGGGTTTCGGGACGTGCGACGGGTCGGGCGGCTCGGTGAGCGGCTTCGGCACGCCCGATCCGACCGCCTGGGGATGGCAGCCGCCGGCGGACCTCGACTTCGACTGCCTCGACTCGTTCGCCGATCCGTTGCTCGCGACCGGGACGATGCCGACCGGGTTCGGCAAGGCTCCCTCGGAGAATCGCAGCACGTACATGCAGGCGCTCGAGCTCGGAAGCCCCATCCGCGGCGAGAACGTGCTCCCGCCCGGACAGTCGGGCTTCCTGCAGCAGCAGGGCGCGGGGATCGCCAAGGCCGATCCGCACATGGGCGATCAGGCGGAGCTCTTCCGCACCTTCACCTACAAACCGATGCAGCTCGACTTCAAGTGA
- a CDS encoding CBS domain-containing protein, whose product MLRVRDLMSRDVATLDVNDTLDLADDIMRLGRVRHFPILDAGKVAGVLSQRDLFRAASSSLLQLEYQTARHWLATVPVKAVMSTTIHAIGPDRPVRDAVDMLVEHKIGCLPVVENDTLVGLLSETDCLQYLSRLLALADERQGLPELPPAE is encoded by the coding sequence ATGCTGCGCGTACGCGACCTGATGTCCCGTGACGTGGCGACCCTCGACGTGAACGACACGCTCGACCTCGCCGACGACATCATGCGGCTCGGCCGGGTCCGCCATTTCCCGATCCTCGACGCCGGCAAGGTCGCCGGCGTGCTCTCGCAGCGTGACCTCTTTCGCGCAGCGTCGTCCTCGCTGCTGCAGCTCGAATACCAGACGGCGCGCCACTGGCTCGCCACCGTGCCGGTGAAAGCCGTCATGAGCACGACGATCCACGCGATCGGGCCCGACCGTCCCGTGCGCGACGCCGTGGACATGCTGGTCGAGCACAAGATAGGGTGCCTGCCGGTGGTGGAGAACGACACACTCGTCGGGCTGCTCTCCGAGACCGACTGCCTGCAGTATCTCTCGCGACTGCTCGCGCTCGCCGACGAGCGCCAGGGGCTGCCCGAGCTCCCACCGGCGGAGTAG
- a CDS encoding DsbA family protein, with product MTLAVDVFWSFRSPYSYLATPRLVEIARLYDVDVNVRPVLPIAVRIPGFFERVNPLWPPYLLRDTTRIAEHLGIPYGWPRPDPIVQEFPSRKVAAEQPYIHRLTRLGVDASERGRGLPFIAEVSRLVFGGEVVGWHEGSHLADAARRAGLDLAAMDAAIAADPKRYDAIIERNQRDLEVAGHWGVPTMVFQGEPFFGQDRLDLLVWRMQQHGLTKRA from the coding sequence ATGACCCTCGCCGTCGACGTCTTCTGGTCCTTCCGCTCGCCCTACTCCTACCTCGCGACGCCGCGCCTGGTGGAGATCGCGCGCCTCTACGACGTCGACGTGAACGTCCGGCCGGTGCTGCCGATCGCGGTGCGCATCCCGGGCTTCTTCGAGAGGGTGAACCCACTCTGGCCGCCGTATCTCCTGCGCGACACGACGCGGATCGCCGAGCACCTTGGCATCCCGTACGGGTGGCCGCGGCCCGATCCGATCGTGCAGGAATTCCCGTCGCGGAAGGTCGCCGCCGAGCAGCCGTACATCCATCGCCTCACCCGCCTCGGGGTCGACGCCTCGGAGCGCGGGCGTGGCCTGCCCTTCATCGCCGAGGTCTCTCGCCTCGTCTTCGGCGGCGAGGTCGTCGGCTGGCACGAGGGCTCGCATCTCGCCGACGCCGCCCGGCGCGCCGGACTCGACCTCGCGGCGATGGACGCCGCGATCGCCGCCGACCCGAAGCGCTACGACGCGATCATCGAGCGGAACCAGCGCGACCTCGAGGTGGCCGGCCACTGGGGCGTACCCACCATGGTCTTCCAAGGCGAGCCCTTCTTCGGGCAGGATCGGCTCGACCTCCTCGTCTGGCGCATGCAGCAACACGGGCTCACCAAACGCGCATGA
- a CDS encoding aldo/keto reductase has translation MITRPLGRTGHHSSVLAFGGAAFWADQDDARAAAALEDALARGVNHVDVAPSYGEAERVLGPAVARHRDHMFLACKTRERRRGKARDELHRSLERLHTDRFDLYQCHAVSDAYDLDRILGPGGAMEAILEAREQGLVRFIGITGHHCSVLRDALARFAFDTVMFPVNPIQAADPRPATDYRPLLAATIARGVGAIGIKAIALGPWATRAEQTYTTWYRPSDDPADMARRLRFALTHLVATTVLPSDTRLWPPLFETAERLDVLGDDEMEAMIRDARGARPLYVESMKLGFPAY, from the coding sequence ATGATCACCCGGCCGCTCGGCCGCACCGGCCACCACTCGTCCGTCCTCGCCTTCGGGGGGGCGGCGTTCTGGGCGGACCAGGACGACGCGCGCGCCGCCGCGGCGCTCGAAGACGCGCTCGCCCGCGGTGTGAATCACGTCGACGTCGCGCCGTCGTACGGCGAGGCCGAGCGCGTGCTGGGCCCGGCAGTCGCACGTCACCGCGACCACATGTTCCTCGCGTGCAAGACGCGCGAGCGGCGGCGGGGAAAGGCGCGCGACGAGCTCCATCGCTCGCTCGAGCGCCTGCACACCGATCGCTTCGACCTCTACCAATGTCACGCCGTCTCGGACGCCTACGATCTCGATCGCATCCTCGGACCCGGCGGCGCCATGGAGGCGATCCTCGAAGCGCGCGAGCAGGGGCTCGTGCGCTTCATCGGCATCACGGGCCATCACTGTTCCGTGCTCCGCGACGCGCTCGCGCGCTTCGCGTTCGACACGGTCATGTTCCCCGTGAACCCGATCCAGGCGGCCGATCCGCGCCCCGCGACCGACTACCGGCCGCTCCTCGCCGCGACGATCGCCCGCGGCGTCGGCGCCATCGGCATCAAGGCGATCGCGCTCGGGCCGTGGGCGACGCGCGCCGAGCAGACGTACACCACCTGGTACCGGCCGTCGGACGATCCCGCCGATATGGCGCGGCGGCTCCGCTTCGCGCTCACGCACCTCGTCGCCACGACGGTGCTGCCGTCGGACACGCGCCTGTGGCCGCCGCTGTTCGAGACCGCCGAACGGCTGGACGTGCTCGGCGACGACGAGATGGAGGCGATGATCCGCGATGCGCGCGGCGCGCGGCCGCTGTACGTGGAATCGATGAAGCTCGGATTCCCGGCCTATTAG